A stretch of DNA from Candidatus Pantoea bituminis:
ACGCGCCAGATCCCAATGCTCTTCGTTACGATTACCGCTCAATACGCCAGACAGCATAAGATCCTGACGAATACCTAAATCGGCTTGTGTATCCGGCACAAAGCGTAATCCGCTTTCAAAGAAGCGAACGCGGCTCTGCTGGCGATTCTGGTTGTAGACCACCGCACTCAACAATCCAGTCCACAGTGACAGGCGCATAGTCGACATGTCGCTGGAAATCGGGCTTGGCAGGATCAGCGCTTCTTCACCCGGATGCAGCAGCTGTTGAATTTTCGGATCAACAAAGCTGTAGGTGATCGCTTCCTGATAACCTTTATCAACCAGCAAGGTTTTGGCACGCTTCAGGGAAAGATTCGCTTCACGATGCTGAGTCATGATCAAACCAGCCTGAACCGGCACGTCTGGGATGTTGTTGTAGCCGTAAATGCGCGCGACTTCTTCAATCAGATCTTCTTCAATCGTCATGTCGAAACGCCAGCTTGGCGCAACGGCTTTCCACTCACCTTCGCTCACAGTGACCTGGCAACCCAGGCGCGTCAGAATATCCGTCACCTGATCGTCTGCAATCGCATGACCAATGAGGCGATCGAGTTTTTCACGACGCAAAATAATAGTGGCCCGCGGCGGCAAAGATGCCTGGTGCGTCTGGTCGATTATCGGACCCGCTTCGCCCCCACAAACGTCCAGCAGTAGCTGCGTAGCGCGTTCCAATGCTTTGTGCTGCAACGCCGGATCAACACCGCGTTCGTAGCGATGCGAGGCATCGGTGTGCAAACCTTGACGGCGTGCACGCCCCGTAATCGCCAGCGGATCGAAAAAGGCACATTCAAACAGGATGTTTTGCGTTTCAGTATTTACACCAGAATGCTCGCCACCAAAAATACCGGCCATTGCCAGCGCTTTATGATGATCGGCAATGACCAGCGTGTCGCTGCTCAATTTGGCTTCAGTACCGTCCAGTAACGTTAAGGTTTCACCTTCTTTCGCCATACGCACCACTATTCCGCCATCAATGCGGTCAAGGTCGAAGGCGTGCATCGGCTGGCCCAGCTCCAGCAGGACGTAGTTAGTGATATCAACCACCGGATCGATAGATCGAATACCACAGCGACGTAGCTTTTCTTTCATCCACAACGGTGTGGAGGCAGCAACGTTAACGCCCTTCACTACGCGGCCCAAATAGCGTGGGCAAGCTTCTGTTGCATCAACGCGAATCGGGAAAGTGTCATTGATGGTCGCAGCAACCGAATTGATTTCCGGTGCGTTGAGCGGTAAACCATTCAATACCGCGACATCGCGGGCGATACCGATGATACCGAGGCAATCTGCGCGGTTTGGCGTCACGCTGATTTCAATGGTGTTGTCATTGAGCTGCAGATATTCACGAATATCGGTGCCAATCGGCGCCTCTGCAGGCAGTTCAATAATGCCGTTATGGTCATCTGAAATACCCAGCTCTGAGAATGAACACAGCATGCCTTCAGACGGCTCACCACGCAGTTTTGCGGCTTTGATTTTG
This window harbors:
- the pheT gene encoding phenylalanine--tRNA ligase subunit beta — its product is MKFSELWLREWVNPALDSAALSEQITMAGLEVDGVDPVAGAFHGVVVGEVVECGQHPNADKLRVTKINVGGERLLDIVCGAPNCRQGLKVAVATVGAVLPGDFKIKAAKLRGEPSEGMLCSFSELGISDDHNGIIELPAEAPIGTDIREYLQLNDNTIEISVTPNRADCLGIIGIARDVAVLNGLPLNAPEINSVAATINDTFPIRVDATEACPRYLGRVVKGVNVAASTPLWMKEKLRRCGIRSIDPVVDITNYVLLELGQPMHAFDLDRIDGGIVVRMAKEGETLTLLDGTEAKLSSDTLVIADHHKALAMAGIFGGEHSGVNTETQNILFECAFFDPLAITGRARRQGLHTDASHRYERGVDPALQHKALERATQLLLDVCGGEAGPIIDQTHQASLPPRATIILRREKLDRLIGHAIADDQVTDILTRLGCQVTVSEGEWKAVAPSWRFDMTIEEDLIEEVARIYGYNNIPDVPVQAGLIMTQHREANLSLKRAKTLLVDKGYQEAITYSFVDPKIQQLLHPGEEALILPSPISSDMSTMRLSLWTGLLSAVVYNQNRQQSRVRFFESGLRFVPDTQADLGIRQDLMLSGVLSGNRNEEHWDLARQSVDFYDLKGDLESLLDLTGKLDNISFRAEANPALHPGQSAAIYLQDERIGFIGVVHPELERKLDLNGRTLVFELLWNKVADRVLPDAREISRFPANRRDIAVVVAENVPAADIIAECKKVGVNQVVGVNLFDVYRGKGVSEGFKSLAISLILQDTSRTLEEEEIAATVGKCVAALKERFQATLRD